The Dokdonia donghaensis DSW-1 DNA window GTAAAAACATCACAAAAGCAATCATTGGGCCCGATACATACCAAGGCCAGGGGGAATATATCCAATTCATTACTTGATTTTTGACAAAGAAAGCGCAAAAATAACCCCTCTTCAGTAACATTTGTTACCTAATGGGGGTCTTTATTAATCAAGTGTTTTAATGTGTTGTAAATGTGTTTGTTACGCTTTCGCGAAAGCGTACCTATACTAGTTTTGATAAGCAGAGAGCATCCATACCAGTTTTTCCTGTTGTACGATATAATCACTCATAAGTGCTACTGTCCCTTCATCATTTGCATCTGCAGCTATTGATAAGATGGCTCTTTCTTTTTTGAGTAAGACAGTAAGTGCCTCGAGTATGCTTGATATTGCTGCCTCACCATCTGTAATATTTTCGGCACCTTTAATCTCTGATATCTCTAGATATTTTTTAAAGGTGTGAAGTGGAGTAGCGCTTAAGGTAAGTACACGCTCTGCAATCTCATCTACTTTTATAAGTGCGTCGTTGTATAACTCTTCAAACTTAAGGTGTAATTCAAAAAATCGTTTTCCTCTTATGTTCCAATGAAAACCTCTTAGGTTCATATAAAACATCTGGTAGTTAGATAGTAAATCATTAAGCTCCTCTGCCGTTTGTTGTGAGGAGGTTACGTCTAGGCCTATGTTATTTAGTTTTCTCATAATAATTAGTTTTTTTTAAGTTATTAATTGCTACGCTAAAACGTGCGACTTAGTGTCTTAAAGAATTTTTATAAATTAAGAAAGCAAGAGGCTTTCATAATACATTATTCTTTATAGTAGTTTTTGATACTCTTCTTTACATATAAAAAACGAAACAAACCTATAATTAATAAGGCAGGTCCTATAACAATGAGCATAATACCTATCCAGCGTATTTCGTTTAACAGGTCTAATTTTATAATAGCAAAACCAGAACTTAAAAAAACAATAAACGTTCTAAAATAAGCAAGAAAGGTCCTCTCGTTTGCCAGTCTCGTTCTATCTATCGCTAGTTTATCTCGTAGTGAATGCTCTAGTGTGCTCATAGGTTAGGTTATTTTTCCCGTAGCACAACTTACAAAAGATTTTGCCTTTAACAATACACCATTATCATCTTCTATAGATGGATAGCCTAGTTTTTTTAGAGTTTCCTTTACAGATAGCGCATCTATAGCATCTACTGCAGTAAAGGAGATTGTAGATGATTCTAGATCTACAGTAACATTATGTACATTTCCTAATGCATTAATTTTTGTAGTGATTGTATTAACACAGCCACCACATCTTAGATTTTGAACAATTATAGCCGTTTTCATAGTGTAAAATTTTGATTAAGAGATTAAGTAAATTGATATAATTAATTACGCTTTCGCGAAAGCGTGATTGCATACATTATAATCATTATGATTTATAGACTAAGCTATTTCCAGTTGTTATAACCATCTTCTAGATCAAAGATGATTTTGAAACCTAGGCTATCTAATTTTGCCGCAGCGCGCTGGCTTCTATTACCAGATCTACAATAGAGGTACACCGGTTTATCTTTATCAAGTTTATTTACTTTAGTTGTAAACTCTGATGTTTTAAAGTAATCTATATTTTGTGCTTTTGCTATATGACCAGAGCTGTACTCATTTGCAGTACGTACATCTATGAGCTGCACACCAGGGGTTGCTATTGCGCTTTTAAAAGCGTCTCTGTCGAGTATTGTGATAGCATCGCTCTGTTGCAATTTATCACCGAAAAGTAAGGATAGAAATGATATAGGTATGAGTGTAATTTTCATTATTATTTTTACTCA harbors:
- a CDS encoding Dps family protein; this encodes MRKLNNIGLDVTSSQQTAEELNDLLSNYQMFYMNLRGFHWNIRGKRFFELHLKFEELYNDALIKVDEIAERVLTLSATPLHTFKKYLEISEIKGAENITDGEAAISSILEALTVLLKKERAILSIAADANDEGTVALMSDYIVQQEKLVWMLSAYQN
- a CDS encoding YidH family protein gives rise to the protein MSTLEHSLRDKLAIDRTRLANERTFLAYFRTFIVFLSSGFAIIKLDLLNEIRWIGIMLIVIGPALLIIGLFRFLYVKKSIKNYYKE
- a CDS encoding heavy-metal-associated domain-containing protein → MKTAIIVQNLRCGGCVNTITTKINALGNVHNVTVDLESSTISFTAVDAIDALSVKETLKKLGYPSIEDDNGVLLKAKSFVSCATGKIT
- a CDS encoding rhodanese-like domain-containing protein, encoding MKITLIPISFLSLLFGDKLQQSDAITILDRDAFKSAIATPGVQLIDVRTANEYSSGHIAKAQNIDYFKTSEFTTKVNKLDKDKPVYLYCRSGNRSQRAAAKLDSLGFKIIFDLEDGYNNWK